The DNA sequence tactactaaaataatattaaaattttaattataaataataaattacgagttgtatacccgcccgtgcttcgcactgGTTAAAGGCTAGTTGTAAACTAATAAGCTATTCAAGAGaacagaaattaaaattaatgtaTTATCTTATCTCTAACTTTAAAACACAAATTCAAGACTGCAAAACTCCCATATGACATTACAGCCTTTTCACTAAAAGTTCAATAATTCAATATACATAAAGACCTGGAAGAACTACTTTACACTCTAGAAACAACTATATATCATGTCATCATTTAAGATATTAtcctactccctctgtctcatttaTTTTGATCAcatttcctattttatatatcccaAGTGTGTTGGTCACGATTCCTTATAAAGATGAATTGAGTGttaaatatgttaaattttataaataaattctttAATAATTGAACCTAAATTTGGTAGTTTCATTTGATTACTAAATGTTGATATTTGACACTGGACAAAATAGATGAAACGGAGCAATAACTTTTCACTACAATGCATAAAAATCGGGAAATTTAAGGAAAGCACAGTATTGTACGGTTCACAAAAAACTATATGTAACAAAATAAGTTGCACAAGGAACCATGATCCGAGGCACTTACAATCTGGAACATCCCTAGCATCCCAGGAATGCTTGCAGCCTGTACTGGTCTTGGCTTTACAATCTGCATAGTTATTAAATGGAATTAACTTCGAAACTGACACAAGCATTACTTACGAAAAAAATTATCACATGaagacacacacatatatgtaccTTGGAAGTTTTTATTGGAACAAGGTCTTCCATAGTGAGGGTCTCCCCGGTAACCGGACATTTTCCGTAATCCTATTAGGAGAAGAAAACATAATCAACACAGCTTCTTAccaaaaaaattcaactccAATACAATATCATAAACCCCCTCTTAAATGGTCAATGTATGATAAAGGGTACACATAGGGCATGTTTAAGTTGTAAAAACTGTACATGTAGACTAAGAAAAAAAAACCTTATTCCACAAAGATATATTCAATTTCGTAACAAAATTATTCATCACACTATTTCGCCCAAACATCAATTATTCCATAGATTTTCACCTAAATGATGTTACCTAAACCCCCGAAACACAATAAACAAAAAACAACACTAaagttcatttcatatttatcaaaatctAAACATTACTGCCACAGTAACcaagaaacaaaacaaaaaagaaatgcCTTTAATTTCTACATCATTACACGTAGCTGACAAACGAAATGCCTATTAAAAAAATCCTAAGTCGCGAGAAATGAAAACTAAAATCCACATTACGATATCGAGTAACGAAACTGCTATAAACCCTAAAAATTAGAACGAAGAAAGAGCGGAACTGACGGAGATGTGGCACTCGATTAATCTCTTCTCGAAAAGAAGTCCAGACTTGGAAACAACTGGTTCGTCCGGTACTTCGCCGGAGACTGCAAAATTACAGAACCACAAAAAAGAGAAATTGGGTAAAATTAGATACATAGATGCAAGCAAGTTTAAGTGGAAACAGATATATAGAGATATGTGAATGTAGGGAGAAAGAGGAGGACGTGCTTACTTGAGCAGTTCATGGCAATTGAGAATAGGCAGCTAGGGTTTTAGTCGAGAGAGAAAGGGGGGGGAGAGTGTGCGCGAGAGAGAGGGGAGTGTTGAAGAATGGTAGTCGATTATTAGGGATGGCTATTTTTACTGCCACCGAATCTGTATATTTCGGTtaagtatttaaattaaatcCCAACTATATTCGGATGCTCTGAATTTTAGACATACGGATCCAAAAAccaaagtatatatattgaacttTGATTCTTAATAcgcgtgtttattccaaaatagacctataaattgagacagaaggagtatcatttataattagttaaaaataaaaatcaatatcaataaaaaatatttatttaaaaaagatacTTATAGACGgaagattaaaatatatattatttttgctactcgtttataatatataaaaaataatgtaaatgcAAGAATATCGTTTGGTTCGTGGAGCGATATGAGGTTTAAATTAGGGGTGTAATCGACTTGAGACGAGTCGAACACCTCTAGGCTCCACTCGAACTCGATTAAAAAGTTCGGaattcgagctcgagctcaatcgagattttaattttaaactcgAAGCTCAGCTCGTGAAAAGTTGACAGGGTCGAGTTCGGCTCAAAATCTCAAATGATTTCACCATATATTAAGAAAGACTCGAACATGATCGATTCGGCTCGAGTTTAATTCGATTAAATATACAAAAAGatgcaataattaaatattatgtataatagtaaggatataatataaaaataattatgatcaTACAGGCTCGATTCGCGAGCCGAGCAATATGAATTTCGAAATCGGCTCGGTGAACTATTTGAATAGCTCGACTTTGAGTTCGGCTCGATTATTTTCGAGgcaaattcgaatattttctGAGCCGAGTTTGAGCAGCTCACGAATTGTTTGGCTCATTTACACCCCTTGATGGAATCAAGAATCAGGTTATGGTGGTATGGGGTTCTGGTATCATTTCTGATATCACGTGTTGGTTGAGtgttaaaataaatctatttaatTTCAAATGTTATTATGTTAATagattaaattaaattcatttcCATTCATTTAAGATCAGTATCTTTAAcaaaaagtataaatatatacttggTAACAAGTTTTTAAGGATAGTTTGGTTTTAGAATCTGAGATTGGAATTAGAAATCGTATCAGTGTGACATGGGATTGAGGTATCatttctgatatcatgtgtttgtttGAATGATTAAATAGACATCattgatgaaaaatatattgaataatcatttttatttaaattgaaatattattttaactaaattcttttaatatattcttgagttgttggtttgttttgtataaaaaacatatatgcaATTGTATAAATATAGATGACATAAAGAAAAAAGTTTTGATTTCTCGTAGCTATGCTTGAAACCCACCTCTCTGCTTAGATATAAAAAACACACACCTTTTAAATTTGAAGTatgaatttcaaaataattttttcgtaACCAAACATTAGATATGGATTTAAAATGAATCAAACTCGTACTCGAAGAATTTGAACCAAATAAAacttaaacaattttaaaaagtacAAAAATTATACATAGAGTGAAAGTCCGTCAACTTGTCTGGACTCTGAAGATGGACTGACCCAATAAACAAAACCCTCTGCACCCGAAACTATAAGCCCAAATCTGAAATCATAAACTGAAACCCTAAATTACACcttcatataaatatacacacatcTTACTAAGAACCCTAGTCTCATCAGCCACCACAATGTCGAAGCGAGGTCAGTTCATTTTACACACTCCCCGTTATCAATTTCTTCAATTAtcttaatatataaatctctGTATGCATAAATATATTGATACAATCTAATCTTTTATGTGTTCAtgtaaactaaaatttataaaagttaaaataagTAAATGGGTTTTGTTAATTTTGTAAACAGATGCTACAACCTTGTTCATATATGTATTTTGGGTAAATTTGTGTTAGACAATGTGGTTGATTGTTTGGGTGTTTGAATGTTGATTGGGTTTTGAGATTTTTGTAAATGGTGCTTCAACTTTATTTATTTAGGGTGTGTTTGTGTTAGATGATGTGGTTGATTGTTTTGGGTGATTGAATGTTGATTGGGTTTTGTGGAATTAGGGAGAGGAGGTTCCGCGGGTAACAAGTTTCGGATGTCGCTGGGTTTGCCAGTGGCGGCTACGGTGAATTGTGCCGATAATACGGGGGCTAAGAACCTGTATATCATTTCGGTGAAGGGGATTAAGGGGAGGTTGAACAGGTTGCCTTCTGCTTGTGTTGGTGATATGGTGATGGCCACTGTTAAGAAGGGTAAGCCTGATCTTCGAAAGAAGGTCATGCCGGCTGTCATTGTTAGGCAGCGCAAGCCTTGGCGCCGAAAGGATGGTGTTTTCATGTATTTTGAAGGTGTGTGAACTAAACCCTTCAATGCCTTGTGTGTATGTTCGGATGTTCCTGTTGCAGATATTGTATGTTAGTGGCTTACCATTTTAAGGCATAGTGTTAGTATTTGTGATGATTGCTGTCTTCTCAAAAGTGTTGATGTTGCTGGTGATGTGgttcaaattataatttaactaaGGTTTCCGTGGACCTCCCATAACCAGCTAGATCAAATTCCAGCTTATACCAGGCGGCAAGTTGTTTGTCACTCTGTCTGAGACTGGAAAatgtttttcattattttttcacatTGTGATATATGGTAATTATTTAACCAGTCAGAAAATTTACTTTAAAGGTAACTTCAAagagttatataattaaaatgatattgCACTTGAGGAAGTTCTGcactttttttgaaaatggagCCATCCAGATTTAAGTCAGGTGTCCACTAGTAATCAATAGTTGATACAGTTACAAATCTGGGAAACTGATCGTGTCTATCGTTACAGGTGTCTTGATGCATATAGTGCTCACATCTGCTCCATTTAGACCCCACATTTCTTATTAAACATTTTTCGCAgtttataaattttgtgaaataccTGCTGTGGTCTGATCTCTTGATCATATACTGTAAGTTCATCCTCAGTTCTACTTTTTTTtgacttgtttttttttgtccaattacAGATAATGCCGGTGTTATTGTGAACCCGAAGGGAGAGATGAAAGGTAAGTGGAAACGTCCACCCCATGTTATTGTACTCTCCTGAATGTAAATGCCTATCATATTGAATTGCTTGCAAGGCATTTGATTTGTGATGGTTGTCCAGGATTTTTTTATCCGTATTATTGTGAATTAGCTCTTGTTTGGTTCGGAAAACTTCATTATTTTCCATTTACTCTTGAACATCTCCGTTCAAGATAGTTGTAGGCTATCTTGGAGTTCTATGCACTTGTCCCAAAATTacttgtatttaattatttatgctaCTGCATCTGTTTTATATGTATGGAGCATATATATGCTAGTTGCTCACTTTGCTATCCCTGTTTCAGGTTCTGCCATTACTGGGCCAATTGGAAAGGAGTGTGCTGATTTGTGGCCTAGGATTGCCAGTGCGGCTAATGCTATTGTTTAGAGTGCTTGTTTTTCTATATAAATCTGTTATAGACAGTTTTGATAGGTGAATCAGTTGTTTTGCTCTTAAAAAATATTGGCCTGAATTGTCATGGTTGTGTTCATGTTCATTGCTAAATTAAGACTTTTGCAAGTTATGGGTTTAAAATTTCAGAAGTTTCCGAAGCTGTGGGCTATATATGCTGATGTACTGTGCTTTTCTTATCACttggttttatatatatgttgatatgCTTTCAGGCTTGGTCACTAGAATAATGTTAATGAGTCCGGTTAACAGGAACCCATCGATTAGTGTTATTAGTGGTTGGACTAGGAAATTTTGGAAATTTTTTGTATGGAATGAGAAtcttatttcaatttattacgaaGTTctgaaataaataatacttcctccgtccccctAGGTAGTTTACTTTAGGGGACGAGAGTTTGGCatgcattctaatgctcttTGAAAAATATAGTTTTGTAACTTACTCTATTatttaatcttttttcttttgaataaaaatttgatgtttgaacTTTTACACACAaagataaaataacaaaaataagttacgaaacTATGTTTTAAAAGAGTTTTATAATGTGTGTCGAACAGTGAAGTTAAAAGAGCTTTAAAATGCATGTCGAACAGAAAACGAGAGGGACGGAACTTTTAGGTTATGTAAGGGCAGCGCCTTTGGCTAGCATTTGCCATCAGTGTCATCCATCTTTTTCTAAATTCCTGTTCGGTAATTCTGGGCTAGTTTTTCAAATAAGCTCCCATCAAACAATCCCCTCATAAAATCCTTGGACACAAAACCATCCTCATCTTTTGCGATAATATAGAATAGTGTCCAACTACCCTTAGATTGAAGCCTGCAATCagcataaatattagtatcAACTGTGACCAGCTTTATTAAAACAGACTAGAGGCATGTTCGAACCAGCCAACAATATCATGAGCAACTCGGTTTCCCTCGGTCATGTTCCACAGCTCTTTATATGTCATCTTCTCAGGATCCTTCTTCGCGTATCTGCTAAACATGTTCTCAAAGTTTACGGGCATGAACCTGCAAATATGCACACACTGAAATGGAAGTAAAGAGTACTGTGTTTCTGTTTCTGTGCGTCTCTCAAGGGTACTAAAAGAGGTTCCAATTTAACAAAACTCATCTCATTTGTATCCATCGAATAGAGTATATCATTACCTTACCTTATGATTTCTATTCGTGATATGTTAAAGAGTCTTAACAGTATTGTTTACTATTATCACATTaaatcacgttaagtcataagtcgtaattttaagctcagccaaacaaTCCAAACTATCTAATCTCTAGTTGTAATACCTCCCTTGGGCATCGTAGACTCCAGTATCACTTCCATGCTTGTCTTTATGAATGTTATCTATATATACAGGTAAAAGAAGAGAAGGGAACCACCCCTGCAAAAGTATATAAACAATCGAGTAAAATGACAAGGCCTTAACATCTTACTGCAACATATAAAGTACAGCAATGTTTATGCAGAAGGACATGCACTTACAGGGAGAGTTGGGTAGCTGTTGATTAGATTGAAACCAAATGCCAAAATGACGGAAAGAATCAAATTAAAACCAATCGCTTTAAATCCTGATTACAGAATAAAATTTACATTGTTTAGTAAGCAATCCTCATATTTACCACAAAAAGAGTATGATTTAAGACGCGGGGTTAATGAATTGGATGATAATCACCAGCATAAGTCTCCCACGGATAAACTATGCCATCGTTGTTCTGATCAAAGAAAGCAACATGCTGTTGAAGAACACTCATTCCGCGATTCTTGGGGCCTTCTGTTCCAATAGGATGATCCGTGTCTGATGCAGTCAGTGCCCTTGCCTGATCTTTTCACatttttcatgatttttcaataatttttaagtgtttggattcaaatttcaaactttATATCAAATCAAAGTATGTTTTGTTAAAATTGTAGAAGAACAACTTACAAGGCTCTGAAAGCGAGTCCTCTAGATTACTTCCTATCCTTCTTCGAGTAGTCACTGGAGCCAAATGTGCCTCTGTTGCCATTGAATCATCCTTACTCATCTTTCTCGCCTTCTCTCTTCGTTTCTTTAGTGTTGATATCTCTTGTGGTCTGTTAACACTAAAATGGAAAAATGTAGTATTGATGCAATTTAACGCAGAGAAGACGTTAACTTGGACCCAAACCAGACACATAACTCACATTAGCTTGGTAACTAACCAGGCACATAACTCTGAACCTCTGTTGAGACTAATTTACGCCAACCATTTCGTGTTTAAAATTACTTTCTTGCCTGGTGCTCTGCAGAACTTGTGAAAGCATCAATTTCAGTAATTTACTCTGTTGCAGGAATTTGATTGGAAGCTGCAGTTTGATTACTTCTTCTAATCTTTGTTAGTTTGATACTAAATCCTTACGTGCTAAAATCATCATCGTCTTCCTTCTCTGTTAATGCATGATGCCGTAAAAATGCATCAAAACATGAGTTTATTAAGGTATGAATTTTGTAACAAACTTTTTATCATGCAGGTTTAATCACTTGGTCAACTAACTACTACCTGCTTAGTTGGAGTTGGTTTGTATTCTTGTCTGAagcaatttcaatttttataccAGCAACTTTTGTGTTTGTTGTTCAGTTGGTGAAGTTCACCTGCAGTTGTTCAAAAATTGTGGCCTGTGGGAacctggatttcatttgaaattctagatttgatcaaataacttgTTTGGGAATTTGGATTTCATCTGAAATCCAgtcattcaaatattagtataaatctgagaatttgaaatgacaactcaaatcctgtcatttgaaagcaatcatttgaaatgaaatgcatgtttcCAAACGGCCTCTTATATTACTCAAAGAAACACAAGGGATGTCCAGAAATCCCCATTGACTGAGAAGACAATAATACTAAAAGCAGATAACAAAGGTAACAAATGAGATTCATACAAAtttcatccaaaaaaaaaatcacttttgGGGACACCATTGACCACATTCTTCGATCCTACCAGCCAATATGTTTTGCTTCATCAGCTCGACGCGGTTGAGAATCTGCTTCCTTACCATTCCATTCTTGGTACCATACAGAACCTTAGAGGCTGCACATTTAGTATGAGCAACGACTTCGTAGCAAACATTACAACCATAATACCATAACTTTTGGTTAATGTTTTTCATGCATATTGCACATGAAAGACTTTTCCCCTCCTCAATTGGCTCACAAGAAGTGCGTAAACTGAGTGTGTGATCATGGCCTATATGTTGGATGCTGATAGGCAAAGTCACACAGTAGACATGGAGCTCATAATTGTGCTTCTTTTTGCTATCCAAACAACCAAACGAGACCCGTTCGTTTGGCTCACCACAGGCTGCACAATGGCTAGATGATGTCGAAGCTTTGAGGCTGAGAGGGTGTGAGTGA is a window from the Daucus carota subsp. sativus chromosome 8, DH1 v3.0, whole genome shotgun sequence genome containing:
- the LOC108198930 gene encoding probable peroxygenase 3 isoform X3, giving the protein MSKDDSMATEAHLAPVTTRRRIGSNLEDSLSEPYQARALTASDTDHPIGTEGPKNRGMSVLQQHVAFFDQNNDGIVYPWETYAGFKAIGFNLILSVILAFGFNLINSYPTLPGWFPSLLLPVYIDNIHKDKHGSDTGVYDAQGRFMPVNFENMFSRYAKKDPEKMTYKELWNMTEGNRVAHDIVGWLQSKGSWTLFYIIAKDEDGFVSKDFMRGLFDGSLFEKLAQNYRTGI
- the LOC108198930 gene encoding probable peroxygenase 3 isoform X1; the encoded protein is MCLVWVQVNVFSALNCINTTFFHFSVNRPQEISTLKKRREKARKMSKDDSMATEAHLAPVTTRRRIGSNLEDSLSEPYQARALTASDTDHPIGTEGPKNRGMSVLQQHVAFFDQNNDGIVYPWETYAGFKAIGFNLILSVILAFGFNLINSYPTLPGWFPSLLLPVYIDNIHKDKHGSDTGVYDAQGRFMPVNFENMFSRYAKKDPEKMTYKELWNMTEGNRVAHDIVGWLQSKGSWTLFYIIAKDEDGFVSKDFMRGLFDGSLFEKLAQNYRTGI
- the LOC108197285 gene encoding large ribosomal subunit protein uL14 yields the protein MSKRGRGGSAGNKFRMSLGLPVAATVNCADNTGAKNLYIISVKGIKGRLNRLPSACVGDMVMATVKKGKPDLRKKVMPAVIVRQRKPWRRKDGVFMYFEDNAGVIVNPKGEMKGSAITGPIGKECADLWPRIASAANAIV
- the LOC108198930 gene encoding probable peroxygenase 3 isoform X2, encoding MCLVWVQVNVFSALNCINTTFFHFSVNRPQEISTLKKRREKARKMSKDDSMATEAHLAPVTTRRRIGSNLEDSLSEPYQARALTASDTDHPIGTEGPKNRGMSVLQQHVAFFDQNNDGIVYPWETYAGFKAIGFNLILSVILAFGFNLINSYPTLPGWFPSLLLPVYIDNIHKDKHGSDTGVYDAQGRYAKKDPEKMTYKELWNMTEGNRVAHDIVGWLQSKGSWTLFYIIAKDEDGFVSKDFMRGLFDGSLFEKLAQNYRTGI